One genomic window of Bacillus mycoides includes the following:
- a CDS encoding YwhD family protein: protein MTEKKKKIGFNIVKNDSTDGHGGFGVGALSLENISPVFVDVLEKTAFVDIGAMHARSTVEKGIKFLTNKDEVPNGKPFWLVWVTIERTPNGAYYAGVTACEMTVDREIRRGYKSLPEHVNKMDKSLKRHIMIDHMDESSKKVLGTFLKEHNEAIWNESSEELRRALLGE from the coding sequence ATGACAGAGAAAAAGAAAAAAATCGGTTTTAATATCGTGAAGAATGACTCCACAGATGGACATGGTGGATTTGGTGTTGGGGCATTAAGCCTAGAAAATATTTCTCCTGTATTTGTTGATGTATTAGAGAAAACTGCGTTCGTTGATATCGGTGCGATGCATGCACGTAGTACAGTAGAAAAAGGAATTAAGTTTTTAACAAATAAAGATGAAGTTCCAAACGGAAAACCATTTTGGCTCGTTTGGGTAACGATTGAAAGAACACCAAACGGTGCATATTACGCAGGTGTAACTGCTTGTGAAATGACAGTTGATCGTGAAATTCGACGCGGATATAAATCACTTCCAGAGCATGTAAACAAAATGGATAAATCACTAAAGCGTCACATCATGATTGATCATATGGATGAATCATCTAAAAAAGTACTTGGTACATTCTTAAAAGAGCATAATGAAGCAATTTGGAATGAATCTAGTGAAGAATTGCGACGTGCATTATTAGGTGAATAA
- a CDS encoding site-2 protease family protein produces the protein MDQLFRYPLHQIPLVAMAIIIALSVHEFAHAYVAYKFGDDTAKKQGRLTLSPMAHLDPIGMIAVLILGFGWARPVPVNPYNFKRPRLAGILVSIAGPISNLILSAIGLIIWYSLITFGVLDAVPPAVADTLSQFFQIFIGLNIVLLVFNLLPIPPLDGYRVVEDLAPANIRAKMTQYEKYGSIALLILVITPLSNYTIQPIFNVVIPYVLVFLQSIIAPIFGLL, from the coding sequence ATGGATCAGTTATTTAGATATCCGTTGCACCAAATTCCATTGGTAGCAATGGCGATTATTATTGCGCTATCTGTGCATGAATTTGCACATGCGTATGTTGCATATAAATTTGGAGACGATACAGCAAAGAAACAAGGACGGTTAACGTTATCACCGATGGCTCATTTAGATCCTATCGGGATGATTGCTGTATTAATTCTTGGATTCGGTTGGGCAAGACCAGTGCCTGTTAACCCGTATAACTTTAAAAGACCGCGTCTTGCGGGAATATTAGTTTCTATTGCGGGACCGATAAGTAATCTTATTTTAAGTGCAATTGGTTTAATTATTTGGTATAGCTTAATAACGTTTGGTGTGTTAGATGCGGTTCCACCTGCAGTAGCAGATACGTTAAGTCAGTTCTTCCAAATTTTCATTGGGCTTAATATTGTTTTACTTGTATTTAACTTATTACCGATTCCACCACTTGATGGGTATCGCGTTGTGGAAGATTTAGCACCAGCAAATATTCGTGCGAAAATGACACAGTATGAAAAGTATGGATCAATTGCGTTATTAATTCTTGTTATTACACCGCTTAGCAATTACACAATTCAGCCTATTTTCAATGTAGTTATTCCGTATGTATTAGTATTTTTACAAAGTATCATTGCGCCTATTTTCGGGCTCCTATAA
- a CDS encoding 2-hydroxymuconate tautomerase: protein MPYVTVKMLEGRTEEQKKALAEKVTAAVSETTGAPEENIVVFIEEMSKNHYAVGGKRLSDK from the coding sequence ATGCCATACGTAACAGTGAAAATGCTAGAAGGACGCACAGAAGAACAAAAGAAAGCTCTTGCTGAGAAAGTAACAGCAGCAGTAAGCGAAACAACTGGTGCTCCTGAAGAAAACATCGTTGTTTTCATCGAAGAAATGTCTAAAAACCATTATGCAGTTGGCGGAAAACGCTTAAGCGACAAATAA
- a CDS encoding HD domain-containing protein, with product MVYLNDKLSETKVFKDPVHKYVHVRDRVIWDLIGTKEFQRLRRIKQLGTTFFTFHGAEHSRFTHSLGVYEIIRRMIDDVFDGRPNWNAEDRLLCLCASLLHDVGHGPFSHSFEKVFSLDHEKFTQKIIVGDTEINRVLSRVDKDFPQKVADVIAKTSTNKLAISMISSQIDADRMDYLLRDAYFTGVKYGNFDMERILRVMRPYGNQVVIKNSGMHAVEHYIMSRYQMYWQVYFHPVTRSAEVILTKILHRAKSLHEKYYAFKYHPVHFYSLFEEEVTVEDYLKLDENVMYYYFQVWQDEEDPILSDLCRRFMNRNLFKYVEFTDKHGLDNWMELSSLFKKIGLDPEYYLVVDSTSDLPYDFYRAGEEEERLPILLLMPNGELRELSRESDIVEAITGKKRTDQKLFYPHDLIYEDGRKGKYKERIIELLEGKK from the coding sequence GTGGTATATTTAAACGACAAACTCAGCGAAACAAAAGTGTTTAAAGACCCAGTACATAAATATGTGCACGTGCGTGATCGCGTTATTTGGGATTTAATCGGAACGAAAGAATTTCAACGCTTGCGCCGTATTAAGCAGCTTGGAACGACATTTTTTACATTTCACGGTGCAGAGCATAGTCGCTTTACTCATTCGTTAGGTGTATATGAAATTATTCGTCGTATGATTGATGATGTGTTTGATGGCAGACCAAATTGGAATGCTGAAGATAGATTGTTATGTTTATGTGCTTCATTACTTCATGATGTTGGTCACGGCCCATTTTCTCATTCGTTTGAAAAAGTATTTTCGTTAGATCATGAGAAATTTACGCAAAAGATTATCGTTGGTGATACGGAAATTAATCGTGTATTAAGCCGTGTGGATAAAGATTTCCCTCAAAAGGTAGCAGATGTAATTGCGAAAACATCTACTAATAAATTAGCGATTAGTATGATTTCAAGCCAAATTGATGCTGATCGTATGGATTATTTATTAAGAGATGCATATTTTACTGGTGTAAAGTATGGGAACTTTGATATGGAACGTATACTGCGTGTCATGCGCCCGTATGGTAATCAAGTTGTCATTAAAAATAGTGGTATGCATGCTGTAGAACATTATATTATGAGTCGTTATCAAATGTATTGGCAAGTATATTTCCATCCAGTAACACGTAGTGCAGAAGTAATTTTAACGAAGATTTTACACCGAGCTAAATCACTGCATGAGAAGTATTATGCGTTTAAATATCATCCTGTTCATTTCTATTCTTTATTTGAAGAAGAAGTAACAGTAGAGGACTATTTAAAGCTAGACGAGAACGTAATGTATTATTACTTCCAAGTATGGCAAGACGAAGAAGATCCAATTTTAAGTGACTTATGTCGCCGTTTTATGAATCGAAATCTATTTAAATATGTAGAGTTTACAGATAAACACGGTTTAGATAATTGGATGGAATTAAGTAGCTTATTTAAAAAGATTGGACTAGATCCAGAGTATTATTTAGTTGTTGATTCAACATCGGATTTACCGTATGACTTTTACCGCGCAGGAGAAGAAGAAGAGCGTCTGCCAATTTTACTTCTTATGCCGAACGGGGAACTTAGAGAGCTTTCGCGTGAATCGGATATTGTTGAGGCGATTACAGGTAAGAAGCGAACGGATCAAAAGCTATTCTATCCACATGATTTAATCTATGAAGATGGAAGAAAAGGAAAATATAAAGAGAGAATTATCGAGTTGTTAGAAGGAAAGAAATAA
- a CDS encoding ABC transporter substrate-binding protein — protein sequence MKNFKMALLTMVLVVTSVLFAACSNKEEEKKADAKVEERTVQHAKGEIKIPANPKKIADLSGSTEELLIFGMKPIITANTTQEKIDGHIAKKLEGVKPVGSAWGDKINIEAVAAAKPDLILVNNRQEKIYDQLSKIAPTVMLKTPLDQWRPKFEEVGQIFGKEKETKEWFKQYDEKASKLHDKIIAKTGDATFMKMAAYPNAFRVYGDYGYGSVIFNDLKLPAVKGTPTDKPLVQVQKEALIDYNPDYLFVFTTGDGSQRLKEFQEESIWKNMNAVKNNHVFTISNEDLNKGYFPLGKEMILDEVAEFVLGK from the coding sequence ATGAAGAATTTTAAAATGGCACTATTAACAATGGTACTAGTTGTTACTTCTGTACTATTTGCAGCTTGTTCTAACAAAGAAGAAGAAAAGAAAGCAGATGCGAAGGTTGAAGAGCGCACTGTACAACACGCAAAAGGGGAAATTAAAATCCCTGCAAATCCAAAGAAAATTGCTGACCTTAGTGGTTCAACAGAAGAATTATTAATTTTCGGCATGAAACCGATTATTACTGCAAATACAACACAAGAAAAAATTGATGGACATATTGCAAAGAAATTAGAAGGTGTGAAACCAGTAGGTTCTGCTTGGGGCGATAAAATTAATATCGAGGCAGTAGCTGCTGCAAAACCAGACTTAATTCTTGTAAACAATCGTCAAGAAAAGATTTATGATCAATTATCTAAAATTGCACCAACAGTTATGTTAAAAACTCCATTAGACCAATGGCGTCCAAAATTCGAAGAAGTAGGTCAAATCTTCGGTAAAGAGAAAGAAACAAAAGAATGGTTCAAACAGTATGATGAAAAAGCAAGCAAATTACATGACAAAATCATCGCTAAAACTGGTGATGCAACATTCATGAAAATGGCTGCATATCCAAATGCTTTCCGCGTATACGGTGACTACGGTTACGGTAGCGTAATCTTTAATGACTTAAAATTACCAGCAGTTAAAGGTACACCAACTGATAAACCGCTAGTACAAGTACAAAAAGAAGCTTTAATCGATTACAACCCAGATTACTTATTCGTATTTACAACTGGTGACGGTTCTCAGCGTCTAAAAGAATTCCAAGAAGAATCAATTTGGAAAAACATGAACGCTGTTAAAAATAATCACGTATTCACAATTAGCAATGAAGACCTAAACAAAGGATACTTCCCACTAGGTAAAGAAATGATCCTAGACGAAGTTGCTGAATTTGTTTTAGGAAAATAA
- a CDS encoding ABC transporter ATP-binding protein — protein sequence MATLAVDAVSVGYNEGLIIDGLTVEIPEGQITTIIGPNGCGKSTLLKTASRILKAKRGTVYLDGKAIEKQPTKEIAKKMAILPQTAEVPTGLTVFELVSYGRFPHQKGFGTLKEEDYRYIHWALEVTGMTEFANRPAEALSGGQRQRVWIAMALAQGTDLLVLDEPTTYLDMAHQLEVLNLLKKLNKEEGRTIVMVIHDLNHASRFSDHMIALKAGKLMKQGTPDEVMTSETLRNVFEIEAQIVPCPVNCKPICLTYDLAMINNQLRKKA from the coding sequence ATGGCAACTTTAGCAGTTGATGCGGTATCTGTTGGCTATAATGAAGGGTTAATTATAGATGGATTAACAGTTGAAATTCCGGAAGGGCAAATTACAACGATTATTGGACCAAATGGTTGTGGGAAATCTACATTATTAAAAACGGCTTCTCGTATTTTGAAAGCAAAACGAGGTACTGTTTATCTTGATGGAAAAGCAATTGAGAAACAGCCAACGAAAGAAATCGCAAAGAAAATGGCGATTTTACCACAAACTGCAGAAGTGCCAACAGGCCTTACTGTGTTTGAACTTGTTTCATATGGACGTTTTCCTCATCAAAAAGGATTTGGAACATTGAAAGAAGAGGATTATCGCTACATTCATTGGGCACTTGAAGTGACGGGGATGACAGAATTCGCAAATCGTCCAGCAGAAGCTTTATCAGGTGGTCAGCGTCAACGTGTATGGATTGCGATGGCTCTTGCACAAGGAACAGATTTACTCGTGTTAGATGAACCAACAACATACTTAGATATGGCTCATCAACTTGAAGTATTAAACTTACTGAAGAAGTTAAACAAAGAAGAAGGAAGAACGATTGTTATGGTTATTCATGATTTAAATCATGCTTCTCGTTTCTCTGATCATATGATTGCATTAAAAGCTGGGAAGTTAATGAAACAAGGAACGCCAGATGAGGTTATGACAAGTGAAACGCTTCGAAATGTATTTGAGATTGAAGCTCAAATCGTTCCATGTCCAGTAAACTGTAAACCAATTTGTTTAACATACGATTTAGCGATGATTAATAATCAATTGCGTAAAAAAGCATAA
- a CDS encoding FecCD family ABC transporter permease produces the protein MRTSVLTKKNVSILTILVGLIVAIFLISLNTGTFKIPPIDVLKSLVGLGAEDQSVILFEFRMPRMVIAILVGSALAMSGAILQGLSRNPLADPGIIGINAGAGLTVVVFVYFFFGKVGTGTFLSVFILPFFALVGAILAAIIIYLLAWKDGVSSTRLILVGIAVAAGFGAVSLIFSMKMTSNDFRFATIWLAGSLWGTDWKFVLSVLPWMVIFLPLAISKAHILNVMNLGDSTAVGLGVNVEKERRKLLFIAVCLAGASVAVAGGIGFIGLMAPHLARSLVGGKHQIMLPTAALIGTFLLLFADVISRSVLPTSEIPVGLVISVIGAPYFIYLLMRTK, from the coding sequence GTGAGGACGAGCGTCTTAACAAAAAAGAACGTTTCTATTTTAACGATTTTAGTAGGATTAATCGTTGCTATATTTTTAATAAGTTTAAATACAGGAACATTTAAAATACCTCCAATAGATGTATTAAAGTCATTGGTTGGATTAGGTGCAGAAGATCAATCTGTTATTTTATTTGAATTTCGTATGCCACGTATGGTTATAGCTATATTAGTTGGTTCTGCGTTAGCTATGTCAGGTGCAATTTTGCAAGGGTTATCACGAAACCCACTTGCTGATCCAGGTATTATAGGTATTAACGCCGGAGCGGGATTAACAGTTGTTGTATTCGTCTACTTTTTCTTTGGGAAAGTTGGAACTGGTACATTTTTATCTGTATTTATCCTTCCATTCTTCGCACTAGTGGGAGCGATATTAGCGGCGATTATTATTTATTTACTAGCATGGAAAGACGGTGTTTCATCCACTCGATTGATTCTTGTTGGTATCGCTGTTGCAGCCGGATTTGGTGCTGTTAGTTTAATTTTTTCTATGAAGATGACATCTAATGATTTCCGCTTTGCAACAATTTGGTTGGCAGGAAGTTTATGGGGAACAGATTGGAAGTTCGTATTAAGTGTACTCCCATGGATGGTTATTTTCTTACCACTTGCCATTAGTAAAGCGCACATATTAAATGTAATGAATTTAGGCGACTCTACAGCAGTTGGCCTTGGTGTAAACGTAGAAAAAGAAAGACGTAAATTATTATTTATTGCAGTTTGTTTAGCTGGTGCATCTGTTGCTGTTGCGGGCGGAATCGGTTTTATCGGTTTAATGGCTCCGCATTTAGCGAGAAGCCTCGTTGGTGGTAAACATCAAATTATGTTACCAACGGCTGCATTAATAGGAACGTTCTTGCTTTTATTTGCAGATGTAATCTCAAGAAGTGTGTTACCAACTTCAGAAATACCGGTCGGTCTTGTTATTTCTGTAATTGGCGCACCATATTTCATATATTTACTTATGAGGACAAAATAA
- a CDS encoding FecCD family ABC transporter permease has protein sequence MEASARSIEQQDVNVKEIKSRPLVASIILIAGTILLALSMAVSISFGAADISLKTVWQAVFQFDGSITHHNVIQELRMPRAIGGVVAGAFLAVSGAIMQGMTRNPLASPSLMGITDGAVFGIAIMYAFFPNSPYLMFVIASFIGAAFGASIVYGIGSSSPGGLTPVKLALAGAAISALLGAISSGIALYFNLAQEVSMWNAGGVAGVKWQSINMLVPIGLVCLVIAIMMSRYITILSFGEEIAIGLGQNTTLIKFIGTVLVLVLTGSAVSMAGSVGFVGLVIPHMTRFLVGSDYRWVIPCSAVLGGLLIECADMLSRVINPPFETPIGAITALIGVPFFLYLARNEGRGKM, from the coding sequence ATGGAAGCGAGCGCAAGGAGTATAGAACAGCAAGATGTGAATGTTAAAGAGATTAAGAGCAGACCGCTCGTTGCTTCTATTATTTTAATAGCAGGCACAATTTTGTTAGCTTTAAGCATGGCAGTTTCTATTTCGTTTGGTGCAGCAGATATTAGTTTAAAGACCGTTTGGCAAGCTGTATTTCAGTTTGATGGGTCTATAACGCATCATAACGTAATTCAAGAACTTCGTATGCCTAGAGCAATAGGGGGCGTAGTTGCAGGTGCCTTTTTAGCGGTATCAGGAGCAATTATGCAAGGTATGACACGAAATCCACTTGCATCCCCATCGTTAATGGGGATTACAGATGGTGCAGTATTCGGGATTGCAATTATGTATGCATTCTTCCCTAATTCACCTTATTTAATGTTCGTTATCGCATCTTTTATTGGAGCTGCGTTTGGAGCGAGCATTGTATATGGTATTGGGTCTTCTTCACCAGGTGGATTAACGCCTGTGAAATTAGCTTTAGCTGGTGCAGCAATTAGTGCTTTATTAGGGGCAATTTCATCTGGAATTGCATTGTATTTCAACCTTGCCCAAGAGGTAAGTATGTGGAATGCAGGCGGTGTTGCCGGAGTGAAATGGCAAAGTATTAATATGTTAGTACCGATTGGTCTTGTTTGTCTCGTTATAGCAATTATGATGTCGAGATATATCACAATTTTAAGCTTTGGTGAAGAAATTGCGATTGGACTTGGTCAAAATACGACATTAATTAAATTTATCGGAACAGTACTTGTTCTTGTATTAACAGGTTCTGCGGTTTCTATGGCAGGATCGGTTGGATTCGTTGGACTTGTAATTCCGCATATGACTCGTTTCCTTGTAGGCTCAGACTATAGATGGGTTATTCCATGTTCTGCAGTCTTAGGTGGATTGTTAATTGAATGTGCAGATATGTTATCTCGCGTTATTAATCCACCATTTGAAACGCCAATTGGAGCAATTACAGCGCTAATTGGGGTGCCATTCTTCCTCTACTTAGCACGTAACGAAGGGAGAGGAAAAATGTGA
- a CDS encoding DUF1450 domain-containing protein has product MGNEFRVCDDCQATNVKTLIPKLKKVDSCATIEVACQSYCGPGRKKSFAFVNNRPVAAPTEDELIVKIEAKLNK; this is encoded by the coding sequence ATGGGAAACGAATTTCGTGTGTGTGATGATTGTCAGGCAACGAACGTTAAAACGTTGATTCCGAAGTTAAAAAAAGTAGATTCATGTGCAACGATTGAGGTTGCATGTCAGTCTTACTGTGGCCCTGGTCGTAAAAAATCATTCGCGTTTGTAAATAATCGTCCAGTTGCGGCTCCAACAGAAGACGAATTAATTGTAAAAATTGAAGCAAAGTTAAATAAGTAA
- a CDS encoding RsfA family transcriptional regulator — protein MKVRQDAWTDEDDLLLAETVLRHVREGSTQLNAFEEVGDQLNRTSAACGFRWNAVVRYSYEQALQLAKKHRKDKMRAAGGEQAKKRLLYTPPASAAITDYEEHVPYETAVQYTEAIPYQEPTVPASKNSITMQDVIYFLQTVGSSNIKVTALENENTRLKQEIKAQILRNEELEKKLEKLEQQSHTVQEDYETLMNIMNRARKLAVMDDEERSQTSFRMDRNGNLEKIAE, from the coding sequence ATGAAAGTAAGACAAGATGCTTGGACAGACGAGGACGATTTATTACTTGCTGAAACGGTGCTTCGCCATGTTCGAGAAGGAAGTACTCAGTTAAATGCATTTGAAGAAGTAGGAGATCAGTTAAATCGTACATCTGCTGCTTGTGGTTTCCGCTGGAATGCTGTTGTTCGCTATAGCTATGAACAAGCTCTTCAACTAGCAAAAAAACATCGTAAAGATAAAATGCGTGCTGCGGGCGGTGAACAGGCAAAAAAACGTTTGCTTTATACACCACCAGCTTCAGCGGCGATAACTGATTATGAAGAACACGTACCGTATGAAACAGCTGTTCAATATACAGAAGCTATTCCATATCAAGAACCGACTGTTCCTGCTTCAAAAAACTCAATAACAATGCAAGATGTTATTTACTTTTTACAAACAGTTGGATCTTCAAATATAAAAGTAACAGCTCTTGAAAACGAGAATACGAGATTGAAGCAAGAAATTAAAGCGCAGATCTTGCGAAATGAAGAACTAGAAAAGAAACTAGAAAAATTAGAACAGCAATCTCATACTGTACAAGAGGATTACGAAACACTTATGAATATTATGAACCGTGCTCGTAAATTAGCAGTAATGGATGATGAGGAACGCTCACAAACATCTTTCCGCATGGATCGAAACGGTAACTTAGAAAAAATTGCAGAATAA
- a CDS encoding lipoate--protein ligase family protein has translation MSNSRSILSQPEWRIVDQSSLGPTFHALQSFAMDDTLCTSIGDGLSVATMRSWVHHNTIVLGIQDSRLPHLEEGISFLKENDFNVIVRNSGGLAVVLDEGVLNVSLLFQETEKGIDIDLGYDTMWHLIKEMLKDYDVTIEAKEIVGSYCPGSYDLSIRDQKFAGISQRRIRGGVAVQIYLCATGSGSERAALVRDFYNVAIQGEETRFTYPEIVPSTMASLSELLGETITVQDLMMRLLKTLQQFAPKLTPSQLTIDEIPLYETNLQRIIDRNNKALGLEK, from the coding sequence ATGAGCAATTCCCGTTCGATTTTATCTCAGCCAGAGTGGCGTATTGTGGACCAGTCTAGTTTAGGACCAACATTCCATGCACTGCAGTCATTCGCAATGGATGACACGTTATGCACAAGTATTGGAGATGGTCTATCCGTTGCAACAATGCGCTCTTGGGTTCATCACAATACAATTGTTCTTGGCATTCAAGATTCACGCCTACCACATTTAGAAGAAGGTATTTCCTTTTTAAAAGAAAACGACTTTAATGTTATCGTTCGTAATTCCGGTGGACTTGCGGTCGTACTTGATGAAGGTGTTTTAAACGTATCACTTTTATTCCAAGAAACAGAAAAAGGTATCGACATCGACCTTGGATACGATACGATGTGGCATTTAATTAAGGAAATGTTAAAAGATTACGATGTTACTATCGAGGCAAAAGAAATTGTTGGTTCTTATTGTCCTGGTAGCTATGATTTGAGCATTCGCGATCAAAAATTTGCTGGTATTTCTCAGCGTCGTATTCGCGGAGGCGTTGCTGTACAAATTTACTTATGTGCGACAGGAAGCGGATCTGAGCGTGCCGCACTCGTTCGTGACTTTTACAACGTAGCAATTCAAGGCGAAGAAACACGATTTACGTATCCTGAAATTGTGCCGAGTACGATGGCTTCACTATCTGAATTACTTGGCGAAACAATTACAGTGCAAGATTTAATGATGCGCCTTTTAAAAACGTTGCAACAATTCGCTCCAAAGTTAACACCATCTCAATTAACAATAGATGAAATTCCTTTATATGAGACGAATTTACAACGTATTATTGACCGTAATAATAAGGCACTTGGTTTAGAAAAATAA
- the pta gene encoding phosphate acetyltransferase, protein MSNLFTAVKEKVQGKGISIVLPEGTDERILGAAERLAKEELVKPILVGNKEEISAKAASMNLTLAGVDIYDPATYEEMDAMVASFVERRKGKATEEDARKILKDENYFGTMLVYMGKAQGLVSGAAHSTADTVRPALQIIKTKPGVTKTSGVFIMVREEEKYVFADCAINIAPNSQDLAEIGIESAKTAELFGIDPRVAMLSFSTKGSAKSPETEKVVEATRIAKEMAPELALDGEFQFDAAFVPSVAEKKAPGSTIKGDANVFVFPSLEAGNIGYKIAQRLGNFEAVGPILQGLNMPVNDLSRGCNEEEVYKLALITAAQAL, encoded by the coding sequence GTGAGCAATTTATTTACAGCAGTAAAAGAAAAAGTTCAAGGAAAAGGCATTTCTATCGTACTTCCTGAAGGAACTGATGAAAGAATTTTAGGCGCTGCAGAGCGTTTAGCAAAAGAAGAGTTAGTAAAACCGATTTTAGTTGGTAATAAAGAAGAAATTAGCGCAAAAGCTGCTAGCATGAACTTAACATTAGCAGGCGTTGATATTTACGATCCAGCTACATACGAAGAGATGGATGCAATGGTAGCATCTTTCGTTGAACGCCGTAAAGGTAAAGCAACGGAAGAAGACGCTCGTAAAATCCTTAAAGACGAAAACTACTTCGGTACAATGCTTGTATACATGGGCAAAGCACAAGGTTTAGTAAGTGGTGCAGCTCACTCTACAGCTGATACAGTTCGTCCAGCACTTCAAATTATTAAAACAAAACCAGGCGTTACAAAAACTTCAGGCGTATTCATCATGGTACGTGAAGAAGAGAAGTATGTATTCGCTGATTGCGCAATTAACATTGCACCAAACAGCCAAGATTTAGCTGAAATTGGTATCGAAAGTGCGAAAACTGCTGAACTATTCGGTATTGACCCACGCGTTGCTATGTTAAGCTTCTCTACAAAAGGTTCTGCGAAATCTCCAGAAACAGAAAAAGTTGTAGAAGCAACTCGCATTGCAAAAGAAATGGCTCCTGAATTAGCTTTAGATGGAGAATTCCAATTCGATGCTGCATTCGTACCATCTGTAGCTGAGAAGAAAGCTCCAGGTTCTACAATTAAAGGTGATGCTAACGTATTCGTATTCCCAAGCCTAGAAGCTGGTAATATCGGCTACAAAATCGCTCAACGCTTAGGTAACTTCGAAGCAGTAGGACCAATCTTACAAGGTTTAAACATGCCTGTAAATGATCTATCTCGTGGATGTAACGAGGAAGAAGTGTACAAGTTAGCTTTAATTACAGCAGCTCAAGCACTTTAA
- the hemQ gene encoding hydrogen peroxide-dependent heme synthase: MSEATTTLDGWYCLHDLRSIDWAAWKTLSSDERGQAVSEFLNVVEKWNEVATAKKGSHAMYTVVGQKADIMLMILRPTMEELNEIETELNKTTLAEYLVPAYSYVSVVELSNYLPADEDPYQNPQVLARLYPELPKANHICFYPMDKRRQGNDNWYMLPMDERKKLMYSHSKIGRQYAGKVRQVISGSVGFDDFEWGVTLFADDVLQFKKLIYEMRFDEVSARYGEFGTFFVGNILPSEKVTTFLDI, translated from the coding sequence ATGAGTGAAGCAACAACAACGTTAGATGGCTGGTATTGTTTACATGATTTACGTTCTATTGATTGGGCAGCATGGAAAACATTATCTAGTGACGAACGCGGACAAGCAGTGTCTGAATTTTTAAATGTCGTTGAAAAATGGAACGAAGTAGCTACTGCAAAAAAAGGCAGTCATGCAATGTATACAGTTGTTGGTCAAAAAGCAGATATTATGCTTATGATCTTACGTCCAACAATGGAAGAGTTAAATGAAATCGAAACAGAATTAAATAAAACAACATTAGCTGAATATTTAGTTCCTGCATATTCTTACGTATCTGTTGTTGAACTAAGCAACTATCTTCCAGCTGATGAAGACCCATACCAAAACCCACAAGTCTTAGCTCGCTTATATCCTGAGTTACCGAAAGCAAATCACATTTGCTTCTATCCAATGGATAAGCGTCGCCAAGGTAATGATAACTGGTATATGCTTCCTATGGATGAACGTAAGAAACTTATGTACAGTCATAGCAAAATCGGTCGCCAGTACGCAGGTAAAGTGCGCCAAGTTATTTCAGGATCAGTTGGATTTGACGATTTTGAGTGGGGCGTAACATTATTTGCTGATGATGTTCTTCAATTTAAGAAACTTATATATGAAATGCGCTTCGATGAAGTAAGTGCTCGCTACGGTGAATTTGGAACATTCTTTGTCGGAAACATTTTACCAAGCGAAAAAGTAACAACATTTTTAGACATATAA